A single genomic interval of Arthrobacter globiformis harbors:
- a CDS encoding glutamate ABC transporter substrate-binding protein, with protein MKAFLTRRKSLLAAASAAIALTLSACGGGGGTGTGSNPTPVEKPSFAAGTTMEKLASAGKVTIGTKFDQPLFGQKGLDGKPVGFDVEIGKLLAAKLGIPADKIEWVETVSANREQFIKQGKVDLIVATYTINDKRKTEVDFAGPYYEAGQALMVNKDNTSITKPEDVKGKNVCSVTGSTPASTIVEKYGAVLVPAATYSACLEPLRNKQVEAVTTDNVILAGFVNKEPDAFKLASDETFTKEPYGIGLKKGDTEFRNWVNDQLESFSKDGSYKKAWEDTAGAVIKTAPELPAIDRY; from the coding sequence ATGAAGGCATTTTTGACCCGAAGGAAATCCCTTCTGGCAGCAGCATCCGCGGCCATCGCTCTTACACTGAGCGCTTGCGGCGGCGGCGGCGGCACCGGGACCGGGTCCAACCCCACGCCGGTCGAGAAGCCCAGCTTCGCTGCAGGCACAACCATGGAAAAGCTCGCCTCGGCCGGCAAGGTGACCATCGGCACCAAGTTCGACCAGCCGCTGTTCGGCCAGAAGGGCCTGGACGGCAAGCCTGTCGGTTTCGACGTCGAAATCGGCAAGCTGCTCGCCGCCAAGCTGGGCATCCCCGCAGACAAGATTGAATGGGTCGAGACCGTCTCCGCCAACCGCGAGCAGTTCATCAAGCAGGGCAAGGTGGACCTGATCGTGGCCACCTACACCATCAACGACAAGCGCAAGACCGAAGTCGACTTCGCCGGCCCGTACTACGAAGCCGGCCAGGCGCTGATGGTGAACAAGGACAACACGTCCATCACCAAGCCCGAGGACGTCAAGGGCAAGAACGTCTGCTCCGTGACGGGCTCCACCCCGGCCTCCACCATCGTGGAGAAGTACGGCGCAGTCCTGGTGCCGGCCGCCACTTACTCGGCCTGCCTCGAGCCGCTGCGCAACAAGCAGGTTGAAGCCGTCACCACGGACAACGTCATCCTAGCGGGCTTCGTCAACAAGGAACCGGACGCGTTCAAGCTGGCATCCGACGAGACCTTCACCAAGGAGCCCTACGGCATCGGCCTGAAGAAGGGCGACACGGAGTTCCGCAACTGGGTCAACGACCAGCTGGAAAGCTTCTCCAAGGACGGTTCCTACAAGAAGGCCTGGGAAGACACGGCCGGCGCGGTCATCAAGACGGCACCGGAGCTTCCGGCCATCGACCGCTACTAA
- a CDS encoding amino acid ABC transporter permease: protein MDVIIESLPQYWDGFLRTLFLAAVSGIIALVAGTLLAAARVSPVAALRGFSMAYVEVVRNTPLTIAFFFAAVVLPRLGVTFQQFEIAAIIALSAYTAAFIAEAVRSGVNSVPVGQAEAARSIGMKFGQVLSLIILPQALRTVIPPMINILIALVKNSSVAGAFYVLELFGYGKQLANDHGDAVMWVLVGVAFFYLLITVPLGYLAHQVERKVAIAR from the coding sequence ATGGACGTCATCATTGAAAGCCTCCCCCAATACTGGGATGGCTTTCTCAGAACCCTGTTCCTGGCCGCCGTTTCCGGCATCATCGCCTTGGTGGCAGGCACGCTGCTGGCCGCCGCCCGCGTCTCCCCTGTTGCAGCGCTCCGCGGCTTCAGCATGGCCTACGTGGAGGTGGTGCGTAACACCCCGCTGACCATTGCCTTCTTTTTCGCGGCGGTGGTCCTTCCCCGCCTGGGCGTGACCTTCCAGCAGTTCGAAATCGCGGCCATCATCGCCCTGAGCGCCTACACCGCCGCCTTCATTGCCGAGGCTGTGCGCTCGGGCGTCAACAGCGTTCCTGTCGGCCAGGCGGAGGCAGCCCGCAGCATCGGCATGAAGTTCGGCCAGGTACTCTCCCTCATCATCCTTCCGCAGGCGCTCCGCACCGTGATCCCGCCGATGATCAACATCCTCATCGCACTCGTCAAGAACTCCTCGGTTGCCGGCGCCTTCTACGTGTTGGAGCTGTTCGGCTACGGCAAGCAGCTGGCAAACGACCATGGCGACGCCGTCATGTGGGTACTGGTGGGGGTTGCCTTCTTCTATCTCCTGATCACCGTGCCGCTGGGCTACCTCGCCCACCAGGTCGAACGAAAGGTGGCGATCGCACGATGA
- a CDS encoding amino acid ABC transporter permease, with product MSSVLYDVPGPKARRVSLIGSVIGVVLIAALLAWAVMTLGQQGIFQAQRWAIFGQADVWSLIANGIGATLAAAAIAAVIAFPLGLLLCLMRISDVAWIRIPTRIVLEFLRGMPVVLMMLFVLLVFATSSFIAVVTGLVLYNAAIFAEIIRAGIQSLPRGQREAGLAIGLTSFQSRLTIELPQAVRRMLPSLVAQLVVLLKDTSLGYIVAYGELLRAVQVMADFLGPQFLFPVFFVAAAIYIAINLAVSRLAIWIERRGSKKAAGGVAKAPTAGVSTVVK from the coding sequence ATGAGTTCGGTTCTCTACGACGTCCCCGGCCCCAAGGCCCGCCGCGTCTCGCTGATCGGGTCAGTGATCGGCGTCGTGCTGATCGCTGCCCTGCTGGCCTGGGCCGTGATGACCCTGGGCCAGCAGGGGATCTTCCAGGCACAGCGCTGGGCGATCTTCGGTCAGGCTGATGTCTGGTCGCTGATCGCCAACGGCATCGGCGCAACGCTGGCCGCGGCGGCCATCGCAGCGGTCATTGCCTTTCCGCTGGGGCTTCTGCTGTGCCTGATGCGCATCTCCGACGTCGCCTGGATCAGGATTCCCACCAGGATCGTGCTCGAGTTCCTGCGCGGCATGCCCGTGGTCCTCATGATGCTGTTCGTGCTGCTGGTCTTCGCCACCAGCTCGTTCATCGCCGTGGTGACCGGCCTGGTCCTCTACAACGCCGCGATCTTCGCGGAGATCATCCGCGCCGGCATCCAGTCCCTCCCACGCGGCCAGCGTGAAGCAGGTTTGGCGATCGGCCTGACCAGCTTCCAGTCCCGGCTGACCATCGAACTGCCGCAGGCCGTCCGCCGCATGCTGCCGTCCCTCGTTGCGCAGCTCGTGGTCCTGCTGAAGGACACGTCGCTGGGGTACATCGTTGCCTACGGTGAACTGCTGCGTGCAGTGCAGGTGATGGCGGACTTCCTGGGCCCGCAGTTCCTGTTCCCGGTCTTCTTCGTAGCCGCGGCCATTTACATCGCCATCAACCTGGCGGTGTCCCGACTGGCCATCTGGATTGAGCGGCGCGGTTCCAAGAAGGCCGCCGGCGGAGTGGCAAAGGCCCCCACCGCCGGCGTGTCCACCGTAGTGAAGTAA
- the dapE gene encoding succinyl-diaminopimelate desuccinylase, with the protein MVIAETAPVTLDLRQDVALLTAALIDINSVSGNERQLADAVESALRQLPGFELVRDGDSIVARTNLGRSERVILAGHLDTVPLPVTEDSLGTVPSTWPSGVPGDGVLYGRGATDMKGGVAVQLALAASMFDGGAEPSKDVTFVFYDHEEVEAVKSGLGRLVRNHGELLGGDFAILLEPTDGTVEGGCNGTMRFHATTSGEAAHSARAWMGRNAIHAAAPILERLAAYSPQTVTVDGLDYRESLNAVKIHGGTAGNVIPDRCVVEINYRFAPDKTPDQAEAHVRALLDGFDVVRTDSAAGARPGLNHPAAASFVAAVGGEPKPKYGWTDVARFSELGIPAVNFGPGDALLAHKDNEHVEAEAVRTCLRALQTWLS; encoded by the coding sequence ATGGTGATTGCCGAAACAGCCCCCGTAACCCTTGACCTGCGCCAGGACGTGGCACTGCTGACCGCCGCGCTGATCGACATCAACAGCGTTTCCGGCAACGAGCGCCAGCTTGCGGACGCCGTCGAGTCGGCACTCCGCCAGCTCCCCGGCTTCGAACTGGTACGTGACGGCGACTCCATCGTCGCCCGGACCAACCTCGGCCGCAGCGAACGGGTCATCCTGGCAGGCCACCTGGACACCGTGCCGCTGCCCGTTACGGAAGACTCGCTGGGAACGGTGCCGTCCACCTGGCCGTCCGGGGTCCCCGGCGACGGCGTCCTGTACGGCCGCGGCGCCACGGACATGAAGGGCGGCGTTGCGGTCCAGCTTGCACTTGCGGCGTCCATGTTCGACGGCGGGGCGGAACCGAGCAAGGACGTCACCTTTGTGTTCTACGACCATGAGGAGGTGGAGGCCGTCAAGAGCGGGCTCGGCCGGCTGGTGCGGAACCACGGGGAGCTGCTCGGCGGCGACTTTGCCATCCTCCTCGAACCGACAGACGGAACCGTGGAGGGCGGCTGCAACGGCACCATGCGGTTCCACGCCACCACGTCCGGCGAGGCGGCCCACTCCGCCCGGGCCTGGATGGGCCGCAACGCGATCCACGCAGCCGCGCCCATCCTGGAACGTCTTGCGGCGTACAGCCCGCAGACCGTGACCGTGGACGGCCTGGACTACCGCGAAAGCCTGAACGCGGTGAAGATCCACGGTGGCACCGCGGGCAACGTCATCCCGGACCGGTGCGTTGTGGAGATCAACTACCGCTTCGCCCCGGACAAGACCCCCGACCAGGCTGAAGCGCATGTGCGCGCGCTGTTGGACGGCTTCGATGTGGTCCGCACTGACAGCGCCGCCGGCGCGCGGCCGGGACTGAACCACCCTGCTGCCGCGTCCTTCGTTGCCGCCGTGGGCGGCGAGCCGAAACCCAAATACGGCTGGACCGACGTCGCCCGCTTCAGCGAACTGGGCATTCCGGCAGTGAACTTCGGGCCCGGCGACGCGCTGCTGGCCCACAAGGACAACGAACACGTGGAGGCCGAAGCCGTCCGCACCTGCCTGCGCGCACTGCAGACGTGGCTGTCCTGA
- the dapD gene encoding 2,3,4,5-tetrahydropyridine-2,6-dicarboxylate N-succinyltransferase encodes MTETASSAVPAAQTLSDESRSAYGFGVATIATRNGEATVLDAWFPAPALGVAAESLRAAENADETLTDIAAAGTDADRGTEQKVVFVQINLDEAPADTADAYLRLHLLSHRLVRPNSINLDGIFGKLPNVVWTNFGPCAVDGFELTRAKLRKRGAVTVYGVDKFPRMVDYVVPAGVRIADADRVRLGAHLAEGTTVMHEGFVNFNAGTLGTSMVEGRISAGVVAGDGTDVGGGASIMGTLSGGGKEKVSLGQRVLLGANSGVGISIGDDSVVEAGLYVTAGTRVRLAGPKDADGEDTSKIVKAVELSGVPNLLFRRNSTTGEVEVLPRQGQTVELNDALHAN; translated from the coding sequence ATGACTGAAACCGCTTCTTCCGCCGTGCCCGCTGCCCAGACATTGTCCGACGAATCCCGGTCGGCCTATGGATTCGGCGTAGCCACCATCGCCACGCGGAACGGCGAAGCCACCGTGCTGGATGCCTGGTTCCCCGCCCCCGCCCTCGGTGTGGCTGCCGAAAGCCTCCGCGCCGCGGAAAACGCCGACGAAACCCTGACGGACATCGCGGCCGCCGGCACTGACGCCGACCGCGGCACCGAGCAGAAGGTGGTGTTCGTCCAGATCAACCTGGACGAGGCCCCTGCGGACACCGCCGATGCCTATCTGCGCCTGCACCTGCTCTCGCACCGCCTGGTCCGGCCCAACAGCATCAACCTGGACGGCATCTTCGGCAAGCTCCCTAACGTCGTCTGGACTAACTTCGGCCCGTGCGCCGTGGACGGGTTCGAACTGACCCGCGCCAAGCTGCGCAAGCGCGGCGCGGTTACCGTCTATGGCGTGGACAAGTTCCCGCGCATGGTGGACTACGTCGTCCCGGCAGGCGTCCGCATTGCCGACGCCGACCGCGTGCGCCTGGGTGCCCACCTCGCCGAAGGCACCACTGTCATGCACGAAGGCTTCGTGAACTTCAACGCCGGCACGCTGGGGACCTCCATGGTTGAGGGCCGCATCTCCGCCGGTGTGGTGGCCGGAGACGGCACCGACGTCGGCGGCGGTGCCTCGATCATGGGCACCCTCTCCGGCGGCGGCAAGGAGAAGGTATCCCTGGGCCAGCGCGTCCTGCTGGGCGCCAACTCCGGCGTGGGCATCAGCATCGGGGACGACTCCGTGGTGGAAGCCGGGCTGTACGTCACGGCAGGCACCCGTGTCCGCCTTGCCGGCCCTAAGGACGCCGACGGCGAGGACACCAGCAAGATCGTGAAGGCCGTGGAGCTGTCCGGCGTGCCGAACCTGCTGTTCCGCCGCAACTCCACCACCGGTGAAGTTGAAGTCCTGCCCCGCCAGGGCCAGACCGTGGAGCTGAACGACGCCCTGCACGCCAACTGA
- a CDS encoding TetR/AcrR family transcriptional regulator: MPKIVDAAQRRQEIVGAVCRIIATDGLERASLREVADEAGLAVGSVRHYFDSSDDLLAYSFAAVSGRILTRLDKALIGLGPAASDPNTSRAVLTLLGEFLPLDEERALDACAWLAFRNAARIRPFLAAEADRSHRAVAAVVGRVITRLLHEDDTTGADAGPQLVTAAEHLLATLDGLAMHALLQPGWMSPEMCLDVLEFHVAGLRRRVGASH; encoded by the coding sequence GTGCCGAAAATCGTGGACGCCGCGCAGCGCCGGCAGGAGATCGTTGGCGCCGTGTGCAGGATCATCGCCACAGACGGACTGGAGCGCGCGTCCCTGCGGGAAGTGGCGGATGAGGCGGGCCTCGCGGTGGGCTCCGTGCGGCACTACTTCGACAGCAGCGATGACCTGCTGGCCTACTCCTTTGCAGCTGTTTCCGGCCGCATCCTGACGCGCCTCGACAAAGCGCTTATAGGGCTCGGGCCCGCAGCCAGTGACCCAAACACGAGCCGTGCCGTATTAACACTGCTGGGCGAATTCCTGCCGCTGGACGAAGAGCGCGCCCTGGATGCGTGCGCCTGGCTGGCGTTCAGGAACGCGGCGCGGATCCGGCCCTTCCTGGCCGCCGAGGCGGACAGGAGCCACCGGGCCGTGGCCGCCGTCGTCGGCCGGGTGATCACCCGGCTCCTGCATGAGGACGATACCACCGGCGCCGATGCCGGACCGCAGCTTGTGACTGCGGCCGAGCACCTGCTGGCCACCCTTGACGGGCTGGCCATGCATGCCCTTCTTCAGCCGGGCTGGATGTCGCCGGAAATGTGCCTCGACGTGCTCGAATTCCACGTCGCGGGCCTCCGCAGGAGGGTCGGTGCCAGCCATTAA
- the dapC gene encoding succinyldiaminopimelate transaminase has product MTTAVRSFGLSLPDYPWEAMAPYLAKAAEHPGGVVNLSIGTPVDPTPPVIQDALKAAADAPGYPTVHGTPALREAIAAWFARRRGVEGLDPSAVMPTVGSKELVAWLPFLLGLKPGDVVVRPTVAYPTYDIGATFAGATAVAADDLDELDAATRAKVRLVWVNSPGNPTGSVRDAASLKKIVDQAREIGALVASDECYAELGWGEWDLQRGGQAVPSILDPRVAGASHDGLLAVYSLSKQSNLAGYRAAFVAGDAALMANLVNSRKHAGMIVPYPVQEAMRVALGDDAHVLEQKDLYRGRRERLLPALRSFGLTLHESAAGLYLWCTAGEATWDTVARLAERGIVVGPGVFYGDAGHGYVRVALTGTDERIDAAVARLA; this is encoded by the coding sequence GTGACTACAGCTGTGCGCAGTTTCGGCCTTAGCCTGCCCGACTACCCGTGGGAAGCGATGGCGCCGTACCTCGCCAAAGCGGCTGAACACCCTGGCGGAGTGGTCAACCTGTCCATAGGCACGCCCGTGGACCCGACGCCGCCGGTCATCCAGGACGCCCTGAAGGCGGCCGCGGATGCGCCGGGTTACCCCACCGTGCACGGTACGCCCGCGCTCCGGGAGGCCATCGCCGCGTGGTTCGCCCGCCGCCGCGGCGTCGAGGGGCTGGACCCCAGCGCCGTCATGCCGACGGTGGGCTCCAAGGAACTCGTGGCGTGGCTGCCTTTCCTGCTGGGCCTCAAACCGGGAGATGTCGTCGTCCGGCCCACGGTCGCCTACCCCACCTATGACATCGGGGCCACGTTCGCCGGGGCCACGGCGGTTGCGGCTGATGACCTCGACGAGCTGGACGCGGCTACCCGGGCGAAAGTCCGGCTGGTCTGGGTCAACTCGCCGGGCAACCCCACCGGCAGCGTCCGGGACGCCGCGTCGCTGAAGAAGATCGTGGACCAGGCGCGCGAAATCGGCGCCCTGGTGGCATCCGATGAGTGCTACGCCGAGCTTGGCTGGGGCGAGTGGGACCTGCAGCGCGGTGGACAGGCTGTTCCGAGCATCCTGGATCCACGCGTCGCCGGTGCGTCCCACGACGGGCTCCTCGCCGTGTACTCGCTGAGCAAGCAGTCCAACCTGGCCGGCTACCGGGCCGCCTTCGTCGCCGGTGACGCGGCCCTCATGGCAAACCTCGTCAACAGCCGCAAGCACGCCGGCATGATCGTGCCGTACCCGGTGCAGGAAGCCATGCGCGTGGCCCTGGGCGACGACGCGCACGTCCTCGAGCAGAAGGACCTGTACCGCGGACGGCGGGAGCGGCTCCTGCCGGCGCTCAGGTCCTTCGGGCTGACGCTGCACGAGTCCGCCGCCGGCCTGTACCTGTGGTGCACGGCGGGCGAAGCAACCTGGGACACCGTGGCACGCCTCGCGGAGCGGGGGATCGTAGTGGGTCCGGGTGTGTTCTACGGCGACGCGGGGCACGGCTATGTTCGAGTGGCCCTCACCGGAACCGACGAACGGATCGACGCCGCGGTGGCCCGCCTGGCATAG
- the fdxA gene encoding ferredoxin: MTYVIAQPCVDVKDKACIEECPVDCIYEGERSLYIHPDECVDCGACEPVCPVEAIYYEDDTPEEWADYYKANVEFFDDLGSPGGAAKVGNTGKDHPMIAALPPQNQDH, encoded by the coding sequence GTGACGTACGTAATCGCGCAGCCGTGTGTAGATGTTAAGGACAAGGCATGCATTGAGGAGTGCCCCGTCGATTGCATCTACGAAGGCGAACGCTCCCTCTATATCCATCCCGATGAGTGCGTCGACTGCGGTGCATGCGAGCCCGTCTGCCCGGTGGAAGCCATCTACTACGAGGATGACACCCCCGAGGAATGGGCAGACTACTACAAGGCGAACGTCGAGTTCTTTGACGACCTCGGCTCCCCGGGCGGCGCCGCCAAGGTGGGCAACACCGGCAAGGACCACCCGATGATTGCAGCGCTCCCGCCGCAGAACCAGGACCACTGA